In Archangium violaceum, the following are encoded in one genomic region:
- a CDS encoding ArsA family ATPase, whose protein sequence is MSDARVLHFFGGKGGVGKTTLAAAYALRLADDAPKEKVLLVSLDPVGSLSDLLNKKLSAKPTKVEAEGGEAPKEPKPEPKGKAKAAKGKGEGGLWAMELEPAALLKPFLAKYQPALQKAAVKGTHLTEEDLGKLYSQATPGLEELLGLLHVVELAESGEFDRVVLDTAPTSHTLRLFDMPVGLRKFLGLVKAGADRAASGKGKKAAAAPSEEQLFLEEFSSRAEKLLGQLKDPARTAFHLVALAEPVPEAQTRMYFAQLRERGIPVVEVVVNQVEDKEGCPACLGRRGLQAPHVRKYQALDKNVPVHLVGKREVAPRGLEAMKVFAQEWASGKETKALEFAAAEGPPALVRAPSMPPIAAPPLPPTRLIFFVGQGGVGKSSCAAAAAVTLTEKEGPVLLISTDPAHSLSDVLQSRLTDVETQVKGTKGLYARELDMAGWFSNLRKRWKEKAEKAFEGAPKTGNEVPTDLLLFRNLLDAAPPGIDELAAMSCLTDALVQERFKRIVVDGAPMVSSMRVVELAETAKGWFTALHGVLSKYKSKGLGELADDMAAFLKHIARFEAALASPTESRFVVVTRGEDLAGARSERLVEYLKERKLQVERVLVNRVGPKADCARCENRRKNELNAAKVIEKKIGLPVTVAPALGRHPAGLRELKAFRTAWYALSATAKTKAA, encoded by the coding sequence ATGAGCGATGCGCGAGTTCTTCACTTCTTCGGCGGAAAAGGCGGGGTGGGAAAGACCACGCTCGCGGCGGCCTACGCCCTGCGGCTCGCGGACGATGCGCCCAAGGAGAAGGTGCTGCTCGTCTCGTTGGATCCGGTGGGTTCGCTGTCGGATCTGCTGAACAAGAAGCTGTCGGCGAAGCCCACGAAGGTGGAAGCGGAGGGTGGCGAGGCCCCCAAGGAGCCCAAGCCGGAGCCGAAGGGCAAGGCCAAGGCGGCCAAGGGCAAGGGCGAGGGGGGCTTGTGGGCGATGGAGCTGGAGCCCGCCGCGCTGCTCAAGCCATTCCTGGCGAAGTACCAGCCCGCGCTGCAGAAGGCGGCGGTGAAGGGCACGCACCTGACGGAGGAGGATCTGGGCAAGCTGTACAGCCAGGCCACTCCGGGGCTGGAGGAGCTGCTGGGCCTGCTGCACGTGGTGGAGCTGGCCGAGAGCGGTGAGTTCGATCGGGTGGTGCTGGACACGGCGCCCACCAGCCACACGCTGCGGCTGTTCGACATGCCGGTGGGGCTGCGCAAGTTCCTGGGCCTGGTGAAGGCGGGAGCGGATCGGGCCGCGAGCGGCAAGGGCAAGAAGGCGGCGGCGGCGCCCTCGGAGGAGCAGCTGTTCCTGGAGGAGTTCTCGTCGCGTGCGGAGAAGCTGCTGGGGCAGCTGAAGGATCCAGCGCGCACGGCGTTCCACCTGGTGGCGCTGGCGGAGCCGGTGCCCGAGGCGCAGACGCGCATGTACTTCGCGCAGCTGCGCGAGCGCGGAATTCCGGTGGTCGAGGTGGTGGTGAACCAGGTGGAGGACAAGGAAGGATGTCCCGCCTGTCTGGGCCGCCGAGGACTCCAAGCGCCACATGTGCGCAAGTACCAGGCGCTGGACAAGAACGTACCGGTGCACCTGGTGGGCAAGCGCGAGGTCGCGCCGCGCGGCCTGGAGGCGATGAAGGTGTTCGCCCAGGAGTGGGCGAGCGGCAAGGAGACGAAGGCGCTGGAGTTCGCCGCGGCCGAGGGCCCGCCGGCGCTGGTGCGTGCTCCGTCGATGCCGCCGATCGCGGCGCCGCCACTGCCTCCGACGCGGCTCATCTTCTTCGTGGGGCAGGGTGGGGTGGGGAAGAGCTCGTGCGCGGCGGCCGCGGCGGTGACGCTGACGGAGAAGGAGGGGCCGGTGCTCCTCATCTCGACGGATCCGGCGCATTCGCTGTCGGACGTGCTGCAGAGCCGGCTGACGGACGTGGAGACGCAGGTCAAGGGAACCAAGGGTCTGTACGCGCGCGAGCTGGACATGGCGGGGTGGTTCAGCAACCTGCGCAAGCGCTGGAAGGAGAAGGCGGAGAAGGCCTTCGAGGGCGCGCCGAAGACGGGCAACGAGGTTCCGACGGATCTGCTGCTGTTCCGCAACCTGCTGGACGCGGCGCCGCCGGGGATCGACGAGCTGGCGGCGATGTCGTGCCTGACGGACGCGCTGGTGCAGGAGCGCTTCAAGCGCATCGTGGTGGACGGGGCGCCGATGGTGAGCTCCATGAGGGTGGTGGAGCTGGCGGAGACGGCGAAGGGGTGGTTCACGGCGCTGCACGGGGTGCTGTCGAAGTACAAGTCGAAGGGGCTGGGCGAGCTGGCGGACGACATGGCGGCGTTCCTCAAGCACATCGCGAGGTTCGAGGCGGCGCTGGCCTCGCCGACCGAGTCGCGTTTCGTGGTGGTGACGCGCGGTGAGGATCTGGCGGGGGCGAGGTCGGAGCGGCTGGTGGAGTACCTGAAGGAGCGGAAGCTTCAGGTGGAGCGGGTGCTGGTGAACCGGGTGGGTCCGAAGGCGGACTGCGCGCGGTGCGAGAACCGGCGGAAGAACGAGCTGAACGCGGCGAAGGTGATCGAGAAGAAGATCGGCCTGCCGGTGACGGTGGCTCCTGCGCTGGGACGTCATCCTGCGGGTCTGAGGGAGCTCAAGGCGTTCCGAACGGCTTGGTACGCCTTGAGTGCGACCGCGAAGACGAAGGCGGCCTGA
- the nla6 gene encoding enhancer binding protein Nla6, with protein MGSARILAVDDERDTCEALAEMLTAWGHKVETAFDAHDALRKAGEFRPDVVLSDLAMPETDGLGLLRALRDELPDCPVVLLTGHGTIDAAVEAIREGAYDFIVKPLDTARLKVCIDRALEKKETMREVQGLRRRLKQLGSSDFIGQSAAMRKVFELIEKVAPSKASVAITGESGTGKEVVARAVHNLSQRRDKPFIAINCASIPATLIESEIFGHEKGAFTGADQRRPGVFELAHGGTLFLDELGEIPIELQAKLLRVLEEGRLRRLGGKVEIEVDVRVLCATNRDLRKEIEAKRFREDLYFRLNVFQIQLPPLRERREDVPILVQYFVEKFRGDSAKRVTGVHPDAMEILKNHEWPGNIRELRNSVERAVILCDGELIMREHLPPDMAGKSPERHTFRLPYGLSLDAVEREYILGSLQRNGNNKARTAEILGVSEKTLYNKLNRYAAEARQQPAKGAEANSLSGHGGPSLGSNPELR; from the coding sequence GTGGGCAGCGCGCGAATTCTGGCCGTGGACGACGAGCGCGATACGTGCGAGGCGCTGGCGGAGATGTTGACCGCCTGGGGCCACAAGGTGGAGACCGCGTTCGACGCGCACGACGCCCTTCGCAAGGCGGGCGAGTTCCGGCCGGACGTGGTCCTGTCGGACTTGGCCATGCCGGAGACGGATGGCTTGGGGCTGCTGAGGGCGCTGAGGGACGAGCTGCCGGACTGTCCGGTGGTGCTCCTCACCGGCCACGGCACCATCGACGCCGCGGTGGAGGCCATCCGCGAGGGTGCGTATGACTTCATCGTCAAGCCGCTCGACACGGCGCGGCTGAAGGTCTGCATCGACCGGGCGCTGGAGAAGAAGGAGACGATGCGCGAGGTGCAGGGCCTGCGCCGGCGCCTCAAGCAACTGGGCTCCTCGGACTTCATCGGTCAGTCCGCCGCGATGCGCAAGGTGTTCGAGCTCATCGAGAAGGTGGCCCCCTCGAAGGCGAGCGTGGCCATCACCGGCGAGTCCGGTACGGGCAAGGAAGTGGTGGCGCGCGCCGTCCACAACCTGTCGCAGCGGCGCGACAAGCCGTTCATCGCCATCAACTGCGCCTCCATCCCGGCCACGCTGATCGAGTCGGAGATCTTCGGGCACGAAAAGGGCGCCTTCACCGGCGCGGATCAGCGGCGGCCCGGCGTGTTCGAGCTGGCCCACGGCGGCACGCTCTTCCTGGACGAGCTCGGGGAGATCCCCATCGAGCTGCAGGCCAAGCTGCTGCGCGTGCTCGAGGAGGGCCGGTTGCGGCGGCTGGGCGGCAAGGTGGAGATCGAGGTGGACGTGCGCGTGCTGTGCGCCACCAACCGCGATCTGCGCAAGGAGATCGAGGCCAAGCGCTTCCGCGAGGACCTCTACTTCCGCCTCAACGTCTTCCAGATCCAACTGCCGCCCCTGCGCGAGCGGCGCGAGGACGTGCCCATCCTGGTGCAGTACTTCGTGGAGAAGTTCCGCGGGGACTCGGCCAAGCGCGTGACGGGCGTGCACCCGGACGCGATGGAGATCCTCAAGAACCACGAGTGGCCGGGCAACATCCGCGAGCTGCGCAACTCGGTGGAGCGCGCCGTCATCCTCTGCGACGGCGAGCTCATCATGCGCGAGCACCTGCCCCCCGACATGGCGGGCAAGAGCCCCGAGCGCCACACCTTCCGCCTGCCCTACGGGCTGTCGCTCGACGCGGTGGAGCGCGAGTACATCCTCGGCAGTCTCCAGCGCAACGGGAACAACAAGGCCCGGACGGCGGAGATCCTCGGGGTGAGCGAGAAGACGCTCTACAACAAGCTCAACCGCTACGCGGCCGAGGCCCGCCAGCAGCCGGCCAAGGGAGCCGAGGCGAACAGCCTGTCCGGCCACGGTGGACCCTCGTTGGGCAGCAACCCCGAGCTCCGCTGA
- a CDS encoding HAMP domain-containing histidine kinase, protein MITSTAASSSVPSIREGADPVVDAARYGAVPTLMDSLLHDVRNPLNALSIHLEVLSEKLKVETGQVPPSQEKNLKAMRDQIQRVDGILRRFAEFIVSRPGVPGDADLSETVTRALEVLAHESRKRRLQVRPTIAAGVRARLSDTGELGFLVVQALMRAYGRSEQGAEVTVSVRAEESRAVLEVVDASTAATENTPEAVAALELRCGQLGVELQLRAGQCRLSFPLA, encoded by the coding sequence GTGATCACCTCCACGGCTGCGAGCAGCAGTGTGCCCTCGATACGTGAAGGGGCGGACCCGGTGGTGGACGCCGCTCGCTACGGCGCGGTTCCCACTCTCATGGACAGCCTCCTGCACGATGTGCGCAACCCCTTGAACGCACTGTCCATCCATCTGGAAGTGCTGTCCGAGAAGTTGAAGGTCGAGACGGGCCAGGTGCCCCCCTCGCAGGAGAAGAACCTCAAGGCCATGCGCGATCAGATCCAGCGCGTGGATGGCATCCTCCGGCGCTTCGCCGAGTTCATCGTGAGCCGCCCGGGCGTGCCCGGCGACGCGGATCTGTCCGAGACGGTGACGCGGGCGCTGGAGGTGCTGGCGCACGAGAGCCGCAAGCGCCGCCTCCAGGTGCGTCCCACGATCGCCGCCGGAGTGCGGGCGAGGCTGTCGGACACGGGCGAGCTGGGCTTCCTGGTGGTGCAGGCCCTGATGAGGGCCTACGGGCGCTCGGAGCAGGGAGCCGAAGTGACGGTGTCGGTACGGGCCGAGGAGTCCCGGGCGGTGCTCGAGGTGGTGGATGCCTCGACGGCCGCCACGGAGAACACGCCGGAGGCGGTGGCGGCCCTGGAGCTGCGGTGTGGGCAGCTCGGGGTGGAGCTGCAACTTCGCGCGGGGCAGTGCCGACTGAGCTTCCCGCTCGCCTGA